Part of the Temnothorax longispinosus isolate EJ_2023e unplaced genomic scaffold, Tlon_JGU_v1 HiC_scaffold_540, whole genome shotgun sequence genome, ACaagaaaaaatctttataacgGGAACAGGATAAAACAggttttaatgttaattttttttgtgtaagattaaatatctgtaaaaggaaaaatattaaactatatatcttttttatttatttatatataaaaatataatcttacattaaaattatttataaataaatttgtatggataagctaataaatttgtatggataaaaaaaacataaagtcAATAAGATAATGAactaaaaaggaaattaaacaAAGAGATATGGAGAGATGGAAAGACAtagaaatttgatatttaaaatatatttcttttctctctttctctctctctctctctctctctctctctctctctctctccccctctccctctccctctccctctccctctccctctccctctctctctctctcttataatatataaatattctttttcttctctctcctctttctgTTTTTTCCTTGCGATTTGTCTTTGATCGATGacatatataatcaaaaaattatatattttatagtactCCCCgcaaaattctacccctgtttcatatacaattctttaaaattcggtcaattaattcccgaaaaattggaaaaatttctgataccggcttccaaaaaaatcggtaacaaaaaattatacactttatagcactccccgaaaaattctacccccattttatatacaattctttgagattcggtcaattatttcccgaaaatttgaaaaatttagaaaagccgttttccagaaaatcagtaacgaaaaactatacacatcatggcactccccgggaaattctacccctgtttcatatacttttgttaaaaattcggtccactaacgaatgagtagttcgcggacagacggacagacggacggacggacggacggacggacggacggacggacagacaaacagtcgggttttatataatagtatgatatGATAATAGTATGATGTGTTGTTGCCGTCACGTTTGCATCATGATGCTCAAGATCGAACGATGAATCATTTCATTGCTGTCATGTTGCTGACATGTTGCAGACAACATAACGTACCAATATTGCAGACCGTTTGCTCTTGAAATTGCGTCAACTGATTGCATGTATAAGCAGTCATGTAGCTGTATTTGTAACGTGTTCTATTTTGATGTCAGCAAATTTGCAgcaaatatatgaaaacacATGCAATGCATTAGTTTGCTCAATATGCTCTATCACGCTTGGCTATCTCTGGGTAGTTCCTTTAAATCCCAAGTGAAACATAAGGTCTTCTATGAGATTTCAGTAATCGCTTTAAATTCAAATGTACGGGGTGATTCTGagagtcgtcaactttaacgctaaatatctcgcttcgcaggGCAGACCGCCTcatttttctgccagattctttcgtttcgtgtcAAAACTCGTCGAATGAGCATAACTTTATTGATATTCTAGGTGCAGCGCGtattctaaatattaaataattacccCCACAATGTCATGTGTGTCCATCTCGCCGAAGCACGCGGAAAGTAGCCTCCAAATTATGGAGAGTTATCTGCACAAGCAACAGCTGACAGACGTCACGCTGATCGCGGGTGAGTGTACCCGCCCTTTACCGGGCTCCGGGATGCTTTTTGTTTTGATAACAATTAACGCACCTATGTGTCAACTGTCAATTGGACTTGTAATGATTCAGATGATAATGGTTAatcaaacgttttaattaataaaaacgaggagagttattatttattttataccaatttgtttacataaaatgtgcattttctaatataattttatgtatatttttatgtataatcaaGAGATTCAAAGAGAAAtgctttttattgttaaaagttGTTATTCAAAGTTTTTAACCAGTACAAATTAAAGAGAGagtatattttgtaacaacatattgaaaatattcctCGCACTCGATGAACTTGTGTGACATCccatttctcatattttctttctctgttcTGTGCTTTTCTTAGGAAATAAGCGTATCCCAGCTCATCGATTAGTACTCAGTGCTGGCTCTGAATATTTTGCTGCCATGTTCACAAACTCTCTGCGAGAGTCGAcacaaaatgaaatagaattaatGGATGTTGATGGAGATGCTTTATGGGCTTTGGTTCTTTATTGTTATACAGGTAATTCTGCTTgagaagatatatatgtttcaTGTAAGAAAACATTTCACGAATATTAACGTTACGATAAAGGCatttacagatatttttttaaaccgttcttgttaatttttgaatttcttgTCAATTCTtaataacatgtttttttgtatatttgcaGGTTGCATAGAATTGCAGGAAAATAGCGTAGAGACTCTACTTACAACAGCATGTTTGTTACAAATGAATCCAGTTATTAAAGCGTGCTGTCAGTTTCTCGTCAAACAACTTCACCCAAGCAACTGTCTGGGCATACGAATGTTCGCCGATACGCAGGGTTGTTCGGAATTGGTTGAATATGCACACGCATACACTACCAAACATTTCATagaagttacaaaaaatcaaGAATTCTTACTGCTATCTGCCAATGAAGTTTCGAAGTTACTTGAGTCTGAGGATCTTAATGTTCCCTCGGAAGAAACTATCTTTCATGTAAGACAAACTGTTTGTTGAGAGCGAaccaatttatatttatgtttgagtttatatttatgtttgagcaaatatttcatacaaatgcaattaaaatatctaagcTGAGATGCAGAATAAATAGAAtcgttattgttttattattatttcaggcTCTAGTAACTTGGCTGGAACACGATCCAGAAAACAGGAGCAAAGATGCCAGTAAATTATTAGGTTTAGTCAAATTACCATTGCTATCACCCGCGGTAAGTTCATCGACAGCTCAATTTTTTCACTCGACAGAACTTGTGCATTAGCTTACTAATAAATCAAAACAGTTTATAGCTGACAATATTGAGAGTAACGAAATGTTCAAAGACCAAAGAATGGCGCAGGAATTAGTAATGGAAGCATTGAAGTATCATTTGCTGCCTGAGCGAAGACCTTTGCTTCAAACAGGCAGAACGAAACCCAGAAAAGCCACTGTGGGTACGTTGTTAGTTCTCGGAGGGATGGACGCCATAGAcggtaatttattataaccaaaattaattatttaatattaatcgcataactgataattaatcgatcacgattaatgtaaaaaaaatatattatgccaATATTGTCGCactattttactttttccaagcgaaataatttgcaaCGTACTTTCTAGGTACAACATTTATAGATGCATTTTCATTACGCGATAATGCCTGGAGATATTTAGCAGCCATGAGCAGTAAAAGATTAGAGTTTGCCGCAGTAGTACTCGATAGAAAATTGATTGTCGCGGGCGGTACAGACGGTTTAAGAACATTGAACACAGTAGAATGCTTCGATTTCTCCACTCTTACGTGGAGCACTCTACCACCTATGAATGTTTATCGACAAGAATTAGGTATGTGCAAATGCATGagaatttgcaaaattgatgtgcaatttatttcatttattcataatcAAACCCTGGCAAATacgttataatattctttcttagGAGTGGCAGTCTTAGGTAGACTTTTATATGCTGTTGGTGGTCACGACAATCGTTGTTTTCTTAATGCGGTAGAGAGATGGGATCCGGGAACAGGTCATTGGAGTTCAATATGCCCTATGTCCGTACAAAGAGGTGGAGTCGGTGTAGCTGTGTTAAATGATAAGTAAGTCTttacagataaattattaaatttatatgtctTATCTGTTTTCAATCATTTGGATTTCCTTTTTACGCACGTCCCGCGAAAAACGATCTAATATGAATCTaactaaaatcatattaaattatatttaatttgggtaaaattcaaattaaatccagattttatattaaaattatatttgtttaaatacagttttaatttGCACTTATTAAAATCAGTTATGTAGATTAAATATGATCCACAATAAAATAgggctttaattaaaatttaattagattactTATATGGATCATATAACACTTCGAATCaaatatggttttaatttgtatttaataagataacttatgtggattatatatgatccaGAACCATACATGatgcagaatatttatatataagactttaataaaaagttaatgtgTTCTGTATGCGACTTTTACTCGATTCAATTGCGGCTTTAACCCAAAGGGCCTAGCGGAGTAAGCATGTGAAATCGGCCCTTGATCATACAGagctgacattaatgtcacaagttagtaccaatatgataaaactttccaccaaatattatttaaaaaattcatttttttagaagttatgcagggagaaagtaaaataaagaaatatattttctcgaaaaccacttgaccgatcttgatgaaaaaaattatgttatgtagactaataaaactaattaacaaaaaaaatgtccaaaatgtttgccaaaaaaagaccaaaaaaaaatatttgaatttttaatatattttttttagggtgaTATTTTTGAGgtactttttgaaatttttacgaaaatttctcttaaagtgtccactataacatatttttttcaattttttttaaatggtggaacatattaaaaatacgaaaatcgtaagcgtcgcgtcactccggcgcacagtgcagtgccattccgcgttgcgggtgttcgatgtaactttactagcacatatgtacgtctgcaattagcctataatatgtatactttttaattttatagtttccagagtttaccacgtggaggttgcagtacggttttaaactccttattggggtgcttttttaacgtgagtcccctcgcctttcactacgtttccgtaaaatcagggtgcttttttaacgcctttcactacgtttccgtaaaatcgggtgcttttttaacgtgagtcccctcgcctttcaactacgtttccgtaaaatcagggtgcttttttaacgtgagtccctttgcctctcactacgtttccgtaaatcggggtgctttttgaaTGTAAGATCCCTCGTCTCTCATTACAGCCTACacctacgatttatttaatcttcttcactATCACTGTCTATTACtggaatgttatttgttttcttaaacagaTCGCTAATGGGCTACGAACAATTGGATGCTGCTGTCATATtgctgcaattatatattatctatctcatgcaagatatttagcgaaaattttgaaaccagCAGAAATACTGAGCGAtctgtttaagaaaacaaataacattccaGTAATAGACAGTGATAGTgagaagattaaata contains:
- the LOC139824742 gene encoding kelch-like protein 5: MSCVSISPKHAESSLQIMESYLHKQQLTDVTLIAGNKRIPAHRLVLSAGSEYFAAMFTNSLRESTQNEIELMDVDGDALWALVLYCYTGCIELQENSVETLLTTACLLQMNPVIKACCQFLVKQLHPSNCLGIRMFADTQGCSELVEYAHAYTTKHFIEVTKNQEFLLLSANEVSKLLESEDLNVPSEETIFHALVTWLEHDPENRSKDASKLLGLVKLPLLSPAFIADNIESNEMFKDQRMAQELVMEALKYHLLPERRPLLQTGRTKPRKATVGTLLVLGGMDAIDGTTFIDAFSLRDNAWRYLAAMSSKRLEFAAVVLDRKLIVAGGTDGLRTLNTVECFDFSTLTWSTLPPMNVYRQELGVAVLGRLLYAVGGHDNRCFLNAVERWDPGTGHWSSICPMSVQRGGVGVAVLNDK